One stretch of Daphnia pulicaria isolate SC F1-1A chromosome 8, SC_F0-13Bv2, whole genome shotgun sequence DNA includes these proteins:
- the LOC124311312 gene encoding uncharacterized protein LOC124311312 isoform X2 encodes MTKALKCGYLLRYKRRLFSRYWREEFIVLYEDSSMAWFKDKSRSDPEGALMLKEAPELMAMGEYTLRIPHTRPSSLPQGCTVRQVMAFGTPNRQKVYWFVAKSEDEINDWMTAISNTLPIPPGLSVYGEPADETTSNIYESIDLQPAAVTTAMAIEKQQLQQEHVHIVGSHQPCCLCAASGHGCGATAVASSTGAVVPAAAAAAGMKKKDNSVNSSLGEIATGMMLATGFAHWGWGYGLGWNKPDKSIIGGYSENTAYDDGYYGRDSMDARQMGNGCSQQHHYYPDYDDCQDNDFDMDFGGDFGF; translated from the exons ATGACCAAAGCCTTGAAGTGCGGCTACCTCCTGAGATACAAAC GTCGGCTATTCAGTCGCTATTGGCGGGAGGAGTTTATTGTCCTCTACGAAGATTCTTCGATGGCCTGGTTTAAGGACAAGTCACGATCGGATCCCGAG GGGGCCTTGATGTTGAAGGAAGCTCCCGAACTAATGGCCATGGGCGAGTACACTCTCCGCATCCCTCACACTCGACCGAGCAGTCTACCACAAGGCTGTACGGTGCGGCAGGTTATGGCGTTCGGAACGCCCAACCGGCAAAAAGTATATTGGTTCGTAGCCAAATCGGAGGACGAGATCAA CGACTGGATGACTGCCATCAGCAACACA TTGCCAATCCCGCCCGGGTTGTCGGTTTACGGAGAACCAGCAGACGAAACGACGTCCAACATCTACGAGAGTATCGATCTGCAGC cagcagcagttacaACCGCTATGGCCATAGAGAAACAGCAGTTGCAGCAGGAGCACGTCCACATCGTCGGCAGTCATCAGCCGTGCTGTCTGTGCGCTGCTTCCGGTCACGGATGCGGAGCAACTGCTGTGGCGTCGTCGACGGGTGCCGTCGttcccgccgccgccgccgccgctggaatgaaaaagaaggacAACAGCGTCAACTCGTCGCTCGGCGAAATAGCCACCGGAATGATGTTGGCCACTGGGTTCGCCCACTGGGGTTGGGGTTACGGGCTCGGATGGAACAAGCCCGACAAGTCCATCATCG GTGGCTACTCGGAAAACACGGCTTACGATGATGGATACTATGGGCGAGACTCGATGGATGCGCGCCAGATGGGAAATGGGTGTTCCCAACAACATCACTACTATCCAGACTATGATGACTGTCAGGATAACGATTTTGACATGGACTTTGGTGGGGATTTCGGCTTCTGA
- the LOC124311297 gene encoding uncharacterized protein LOC124311297 isoform X3, whose amino-acid sequence MCSCEESGNVLREYKISVLISVAKLNWSVLISTANNVPPLYTGFLQYHKAKWFATSEWSRVFGILYQDSTLVWWYETQMASRPEGIICLKLAPELITTGQYSRRLFQVPALPRSLSGTGLENMIAVGERHRRQRVHFFLAESQQDFNAWWTAIVSTLPVAAAPLATMAQPSQPIIQGPSGSNYQPNVPVVQYVTNQQQPISSSINTTVVVRDSGPSYAGDAVVGMAAGAFMGAALSNAAHTHTGWSYGGYYNQDNDITVVNNYNLDYYNVEQGGGGCVLNNITDTDWSYDDF is encoded by the exons ATGTGCTCTTGCGAAGAGTCTGGTAACGTTTTACGTGAGTATAAAATCTCTGTTCTCATTTCGGTCGCAAAATTAAATTGGTCCGTGCTTATTTCAACAGCGAACAATGTTCCACCGCTGTACACTGGATTTCTGCAATATCACAAAG CAAAATGGTTTGCCACATCCGAGTGGAGCCGTGTTTTCGGCATCCTTTACCAAGACAGTACTCTGGTCTGGTGGTACGAAACTCAAATGGCCAGTCGACCAGAGGGTATCATTTGTCTAAAGTTAGCACCCGAGTTGATCACTACAGGCCAGTACTCGAGGCGCTTGTTTCAAGTTCCAGCTCTACCCAGGAGCCTTTCTGGCACAGGCCTTGAAAATATGATTGCGGTTGGAGAGCGTCATCGCCGGCAACGAGTCCATTTTTTCTTGGCAGAGTCTCAACAAGATTTCAA TGCGTGGTGGACGGCGATCGTGAGCACG TTACCGGTAGCTGCAGCTCCTCTCGCAACAATGGCACAACCTTCTCAACCCATCATCCAGG GACCATCTGGTTCGAATTACCAACCTAACGTGCCGGTCGTTCAGTATGTCACCAATCAACAGCAGCCAATTTCGTCCAGCATAAATACGACAGTGGTGGTTCGTGATTCTGGGCCATCGTATGCCGGGGACGCCGTAGTCGGAATGGCAGCCGGTGCCTTCATGGGGGCAGCTCTGTCCAACGCAG CTCATACTCATACCGGCTGGAGTTACGGCGGCTACTATAATCAAGACAACGACATTACGGTGGTCAACAACTACAATCTCGATTACTACAACGTTGAGcaaggtggtggtggctgcGTATTGAATAACATTACCGACACCGACTGGAGTTACGACGACTTTTAA
- the LOC124311353 gene encoding uncharacterized protein LOC124311353: MGPKRKVKNDSKPDRKQESTDKMKAESATFASLTSGDTSSSEEALNSSKYSSRKLNSNWQKYDKETDFVPEPRGLDFSDFSGKKPTTSTDSYFRFSNEKNWEVLEKFDDYFKLNVNDLCREIMCVPLQERLKLDSSVLTSEQIETFDSDAQMYESRMKEPLVLTKEITGKMLSLLSNEIEPKDKGKSCTTGWAHSKEEQSDKQQKTWDSNSENFFSLSGVEEELDLILAMPSKVGLSPSSPLEISPITEDLSEETSTVHSNLELQNDWLDSLLDED; encoded by the exons ATGGGGCCTAAAAGAAAGGTGAAAAATGACAGCAAGCCTGATCGCAAACAAGAATCGACTGACAAGATGAAAGCGGAAAGTGCCACGTTTGCCTCTCTGACATCTGGTGATACTTCAAGCTCAGAAGAAGCATTAAACTCTTCAAAATATTCCAGCAGAAAATTGAACAGCAATTGGCAAAAATATGATAAAGAAACTGATTTTGTTCCTGAACCCAGAGGTCttgatttttcagatttttctggAAAGAAGCCCACAACGAGTACTGATTCCTACTTCAGATTTTCGAATGAAAAGAACTGGGAAGTACTAGAAAAGTTTGATGACTATTTTAAGCTAAATGTAAATGATTTATGCAGAGAAATTATGTGTGTACCACTTCAAGAACGGCTGAAACTGGATTCAAGTGTTTTGACATCTGAGCAAATAGAAACTTTTGATAGTGATGCCCAAATGTATGAGAGTCGAATGAAAGAACCCTTGGTTCTTACCAAAGAAATCACTGGGAAAATGCTATCTTTGttatcaaatgaaattgaacCAAAAGACAAAGGAAAATCCTGCACTACAGGCTGGGCTCACTCAAAGGAAGAACAGTCTGACAAACAGCAGAAGACCTGGGATAGCAACTCTGAAAATTTCTTCAGTCTCAGTGGTGTGGAGGAAGAATTAGATTTAATATTGGCCATGCCATCAAAAGTAGGCCTATCACCATCCAGTCCACTTGAAA tttcaCCCATTACAGAAGACTTGTCTGAAGAAACATCTACTGTTCATTCTAAcctagagcttcaaaatgattgGCTGGATTCTTTATTAGATGAGGACTGA
- the LOC124311273 gene encoding protein Wnt-8-like isoform X1, producing the protein MNCLVRSFFALLVLCKFSTSSAWSWNNLLMTSTRINLGMAESVAAGAELAMGECQYQFRWERWACPRSAFTKKKVFRSLIRESAALHSFLSAGITYTLTRNCSRGQLEGCGCANIHSQHPNESPSATWRWGGCSDNIKMGEQYSVRVLDSLESGQDAQALANLHNNFAGRLAVRHSMRQSCKCHGVSGSCAMQTCWIQLPPFRTVGQALKRQYDTSVRVGYSNGILQIDGGSSSSNGAKTSSGSSQILRVSPQTLVYLELSPDFCRANVTAGTSGTKGRTCSRDKGKGLSASQRRSCIHLCKNCGHKVKKRVVTVMTSCNCTFQWCCQVQCQTCNTTKSIYSCA; encoded by the exons ATGAATTGTTTAGTTCGCTCGTTTTTCGCCTTGCTGGtgttatgcaaattttctacTTCATCGGCTTG GTCTTGGAATAATCTGTTGATGACAAGCACAAGG ATCAATTTGGGAATGGCGGAATCGGTAGCGGCCGGCGCTGAACTTGCGATGGGCGAATGTCAATATCAATTCCGATGGGAGCGCTGGGCATGTCCACGCAGCGCCTTCACCAAAAA GAAGGTGTTTAGATCACTGATTCGAGAGTCTGCGGCTCTCCACTCTTTCCTTTCGGCCGGAATCACTTACACGTTAACGCGCAACTGTTCTCGCGGCCAACTGGAAGGATGCGGATGCGCCAACATACATTCTCAACATCCAAACGAATCTC CTTCAGCCACATGGCGGTGGGGAGGATGCAGCGACAACATCAAGATGGGAGAACAATACTCTGTCCGAGTACTGGATTCTCTCGAGTCTGGACAGGATGCCCAGGCTTTAGCTAATTTGCACAACAACTTTGCTGGTCGCTTG GCTGTTCGTCATTCAATGCGCCAGTCGTGCAAATGCCACGGAGTGTCCGGCTCGTGCGCCATGCAGACTTGTTGGATTCAATTGCCTCCATTCCGAACAGTTGGCCAAGCCCTCAAACGACAATACGACACAAGTGTGAG GGTTGGCTACAGCAATGGCATCCTACAGATCGACGGCGGCAGCTCATCGTCCAACGGCGCCAAGACCTCGTCAGGCTCGTCACAGATTTTACGCGTCTCGCCACAAACGCTCGTTTACTTGGAACTGTCGCCCGACTTTTGCCGAGCAAACGTCACGGCCG GAACGAGCGGCACGAAAGGGCGGACATGCTCACGAGACAAAGGTAAAGGCCTTTCGGCATCTCAACGGCGCAGCTGCATTCATCTGTGCAAAAACTGCGGTCACAAAGTTAAGAAGCGCGTCGTCACTGTCATGACCTCATGCAACTGCACTTTCCAGTG
- the LOC124311349 gene encoding trypsin-1-like — translation MCRFIFIFLLWNYATRVDTVSIADAPALRPTRIVNGEEVRDGEVTWQISLQLSLAVSGQARQRTMSHFCGGAIINSQWAITAAHCVYQKMYITSDNLFIVFNTTNMKLPDAANIGVEKIFSANYNEKTKENDLALLKLKESIYNVTESFGAVSLPSESFDPSGDCVVSGWGYKKANAGYTPDHLMAANVTILTDEDCQQRFSPHYTIYPGMICAGGKEKDACQGDSGGPLVCKSSTGQNVLTGIVSWGIGCATPHIPGVYTKVAKYMDWINKIMADN, via the exons ATGTGccgtttcattttcattttcctcctATGGAATTACGCGACACGAGTAGATACAGTTTCCATTGCGGATGCACCAGCACTTCGTCCAACACGTATCGTCAACGGTGAAGAAGTCAGAGATG GAGAGGTGACGTGGCAAATATCCTTGCAGCTATCGTTGGCCGTAAGCGGACAAGCCCGGCAAAGGACAATGTCTCATTTTTGTGGAGGAGCGATCATTAATAGCCAATGGGCTATCACGGCAGCACACTGTGTTTACCAAAAAATGTACATCAC CTCTGATAACTTGTTCATTGTCTTTAACACAACAAATATGAAACTGCCTGACGCTGCTAACATTGGCGTGGAAAAAATCTTTTCGGCCAATTACAATGA gaaaacgaaagaaaacgaCTTGGCATTGTTAAAACTTAAGGAAAGTATTTACAATGTGACGGAGTCATTTGGCGCTGTTTCGTTGCCGTCCGAGTCCTTTGATCCATCGG GGGACTGCGTTGTAAGTGGATGGGGCTACAAAAAAGCTAATGCTGGTTATACACCGGACCACCTAATGGCCGCTAATGTCACAATATTAACAGATGAAGATTGCCAACAACGATTCAGTCCTCATTATACGATCTACCCCGGGATGATTTGTGCAGGTGGCAAAGAAAAGGACGCGTGTCAG GGAGATTCTGGAGGGCCTTTGGTGTGCAAGAGCTCAACAGGACAAAACGTTCTGACAGGGATAGTTAGCTGGGGCATTGGATGCGCGACTCCCCATATTCCCGGCGTTTACACCAAGGTGGCTAAGTACATGGATTGGATTAACAAAATAATGGCCGATAATTAA
- the LOC124311337 gene encoding zinc finger and SCAN domain-containing protein 12-like → MTDKTEKIKCDEELCVEEFPTVSAAIQHKFRKHRQSNVKHYCPYCGMQFPIKYCRDKHVLSHENEGGSSGVHQCTECEATFYNDTALQYHAKSIHNRVVKLIKAIETPPPSRKIKCNNAKEPQSVYYCHLCGSEYIMKYNLEVHLERQHKEEERNALPQELIKCKMCDALFFNKRAYENHNLFHKSDDVYIENEQQRQTLVTRVDQDFDIRRVQTQAEKFLPKAETLSRGRKRKAQTSKQKSSSVRWKSSAAEAVDAGNDSDCLSSASSVSDSEEEEDKTSNNPEKKQVICE, encoded by the exons ATGACCgacaagactgaaaaaataaaatgcgacGAAGAATTGTGTGTTGAAGAGTTTCCCACTGTAAGTGCTGCGATCCAGCATAAATTTCGAAAACATAGGCAGTCTAATGTCAAACATTATTGCCCCTACTGTGGCATGCAATTTCCGATTAAG TATTGTAGAGACAAACACGTTCTCTCTCATGAAAATGAAGGAGGAAGCAGTGGAGTGCATCAATGTACAGAGTGTGAAGCTACATTCTACAATGATACTGCTCTTCAGTATCATgcaaaatcaattcataatcG GGTTGTCAAACTCATCAAAGCTATTGAGACACCTCCTCCCAGTCGCAAAATCAAGTGCAATAATGCCAAGGAACCTCAAAGTGTGTATTACTGCCATTTATGTGGATCTGAGTACATTATGAAATACAATCTTGAAGTTCATCTGGAAAGACAGCacaaagaagaggaaaggaaTGCATTGCCACA GGAATTAATCAAATGCAAGATGTGTGATGCATTATTCTTCAATAAGAGGGCCTATGAAAATCATAACCTTTTCCATAAAAGTGATGATGTCTACATAGAAAATGAACAACAAAG aCAAACGTTGGTTACTCGAGTTGACCAAGATTTCGATATTAGACGGGTTCAGACACAAGCTGAAAAATTTCTACCCAAAGCGGAAACTCTCAGTCGAGGGCGCAAGAGAAAAGCTCaaacaagcaaacaaaaatcctCGTCAGTTCGATGG aaatcatCAGCTGCCGAGGCTGTGGATGCTGGAAACGATTCCGATTGTTTGTCCAGTGCCAGTTCCGTCTCTgacagtgaagaagaagaggacaaaacatcaaataatccagagaagaaacaagtcatttgtgaataa
- the LOC124311273 gene encoding F-box/LRR-repeat protein 15-like isoform X2 has product MKENIQLQMHLLDLPGDDIILKIIDYLSPQDWLNFRCVSKQTYFLVHEYFKYMKYLDLSHHKVLPQALCQVLPQLCHSLKVFKISNSKIFNDECIKTIIQNNHNLNHLDLSNSNLKNGTLQPLVVNCKKLEKILLKNCVWLTVGAIEILAFHFPDTIKVADFSGCTGISEASIILFVKRQPKLISLSLSDLSCLQDETLVKISQFCPQLVYLDISRCCRITDSGIKKFAEYCHTVRTLKVDGCEVSERSLSWLRSRGVWIDKPQYPSYLLHRLNQIQTWPRTQL; this is encoded by the exons atgaaagaaaac attcAATTACAAATGCATCTCCTGGATTTGCCGGGGGATgacataattttgaaaatcataGATTATCTGTCACCTCAGGACTGGCTAAACTTTCGATGTGTTAGTAAACAAACCTATTTCCTAGTCcatgaatatttcaaatataTGAAATATCTTGATCTTTCTCATCACAAAGTGTTACCACAAGCCCTATGTCAG GTTTTACCTCAGCTATGTCACAGcctaaaagtttttaaaatatcgaaTTCAAAGATATTCAATGATGAATGCATTAAGACCATCATACAAAATAATCACAATTTGAATCACCTGGACTTGTCAAATAGTAATCTTAAAAATGGAACTCTCCAGCCACTTGTGGTCAACTGTAAA AAACTAgagaaaattttgttgaagAATTGTGTTTGGTTAACTGTTGgagccattgaaattttagcCTTCCATTTTCCAGATACAATCAAG GTAGCTGACTTTAGTGGCTGCACAGGCATAAGTGAGGCTTCAATCATCCTATTTGTAAAACGACAGCCAAa ATTGATATCACTGTCCCTGAGTGATCTCTCTTGTCTGCAGGATGAAACATTAGTTAAGATTTCTCAGTTTTGCCCACAACTTGTGTATCTTGACATAAGTAGATGTTGCAGAATCACAGACTCTGGGATCAA aaagTTTGCTGAATATTGCCACACCGTGCGCACGCTGAAGGTGGATGGTTGTGAGGTCAGCGAGCGTAGTTTGTCTTGGTTGAGATCACGTGGTGTTTGGATTGACAAACCTCAATATCCTTCTTACCTGTTGCACCGCCTGAATCAAATTCAAACCTGGCCACGGACTCAGCTCTGA
- the LOC124311297 gene encoding uncharacterized protein LOC124311297 isoform X1 codes for MCSCEESGNVLREYKISVLISVAKLNWSVLISTANNVPPLYTGFLQYHKAKWFATSEWSRVFGILYQDSTLVWWYETQMASRPEGIICLKLAPELITTGQYSRRLFQVPALPRSLSGTGLENMIAVGERHRRQRVHFFLAESQQDFNAWWTAIVSTLPVAAAPLATMAQPSQPIIQGPSGSNYQPNVPVVQYVTNQQQPISSSINTTVVVRDSGPSYAGDAVVGMAAGAFMGAALSNAGIFKKKKLNIQLVDIFWLLLTGIAHTHTGWSYGGYYNQDNDITVVNNYNLDYYNVEQGGGGCVLNNITDTDWSYDDF; via the exons ATGTGCTCTTGCGAAGAGTCTGGTAACGTTTTACGTGAGTATAAAATCTCTGTTCTCATTTCGGTCGCAAAATTAAATTGGTCCGTGCTTATTTCAACAGCGAACAATGTTCCACCGCTGTACACTGGATTTCTGCAATATCACAAAG CAAAATGGTTTGCCACATCCGAGTGGAGCCGTGTTTTCGGCATCCTTTACCAAGACAGTACTCTGGTCTGGTGGTACGAAACTCAAATGGCCAGTCGACCAGAGGGTATCATTTGTCTAAAGTTAGCACCCGAGTTGATCACTACAGGCCAGTACTCGAGGCGCTTGTTTCAAGTTCCAGCTCTACCCAGGAGCCTTTCTGGCACAGGCCTTGAAAATATGATTGCGGTTGGAGAGCGTCATCGCCGGCAACGAGTCCATTTTTTCTTGGCAGAGTCTCAACAAGATTTCAA TGCGTGGTGGACGGCGATCGTGAGCACG TTACCGGTAGCTGCAGCTCCTCTCGCAACAATGGCACAACCTTCTCAACCCATCATCCAGG GACCATCTGGTTCGAATTACCAACCTAACGTGCCGGTCGTTCAGTATGTCACCAATCAACAGCAGCCAATTTCGTCCAGCATAAATACGACAGTGGTGGTTCGTGATTCTGGGCCATCGTATGCCGGGGACGCCGTAGTCGGAATGGCAGCCGGTGCCTTCATGGGGGCAGCTCTGTCCAACGCAGGtatattcaaaaagaaaaaactcaaTATTCAATTGGTTGACATCTTCTGGTTGCTTTTGACCGGAATAGCTCATACTCATACCGGCTGGAGTTACGGCGGCTACTATAATCAAGACAACGACATTACGGTGGTCAACAACTACAATCTCGATTACTACAACGTTGAGcaaggtggtggtggctgcGTATTGAATAACATTACCGACACCGACTGGAGTTACGACGACTTTTAA
- the LOC124311297 gene encoding uncharacterized protein LOC124311297 isoform X2 encodes MCSCEESGNVLPNNVPPLYTGFLQYHKAKWFATSEWSRVFGILYQDSTLVWWYETQMASRPEGIICLKLAPELITTGQYSRRLFQVPALPRSLSGTGLENMIAVGERHRRQRVHFFLAESQQDFNAWWTAIVSTLPVAAAPLATMAQPSQPIIQGPSGSNYQPNVPVVQYVTNQQQPISSSINTTVVVRDSGPSYAGDAVVGMAAGAFMGAALSNAGIFKKKKLNIQLVDIFWLLLTGIAHTHTGWSYGGYYNQDNDITVVNNYNLDYYNVEQGGGGCVLNNITDTDWSYDDF; translated from the exons ATGTGCTCTTGCGAAGAGTCTGGTAACGTTTTAC CGAACAATGTTCCACCGCTGTACACTGGATTTCTGCAATATCACAAAG CAAAATGGTTTGCCACATCCGAGTGGAGCCGTGTTTTCGGCATCCTTTACCAAGACAGTACTCTGGTCTGGTGGTACGAAACTCAAATGGCCAGTCGACCAGAGGGTATCATTTGTCTAAAGTTAGCACCCGAGTTGATCACTACAGGCCAGTACTCGAGGCGCTTGTTTCAAGTTCCAGCTCTACCCAGGAGCCTTTCTGGCACAGGCCTTGAAAATATGATTGCGGTTGGAGAGCGTCATCGCCGGCAACGAGTCCATTTTTTCTTGGCAGAGTCTCAACAAGATTTCAA TGCGTGGTGGACGGCGATCGTGAGCACG TTACCGGTAGCTGCAGCTCCTCTCGCAACAATGGCACAACCTTCTCAACCCATCATCCAGG GACCATCTGGTTCGAATTACCAACCTAACGTGCCGGTCGTTCAGTATGTCACCAATCAACAGCAGCCAATTTCGTCCAGCATAAATACGACAGTGGTGGTTCGTGATTCTGGGCCATCGTATGCCGGGGACGCCGTAGTCGGAATGGCAGCCGGTGCCTTCATGGGGGCAGCTCTGTCCAACGCAGGtatattcaaaaagaaaaaactcaaTATTCAATTGGTTGACATCTTCTGGTTGCTTTTGACCGGAATAGCTCATACTCATACCGGCTGGAGTTACGGCGGCTACTATAATCAAGACAACGACATTACGGTGGTCAACAACTACAATCTCGATTACTACAACGTTGAGcaaggtggtggtggctgcGTATTGAATAACATTACCGACACCGACTGGAGTTACGACGACTTTTAA
- the LOC124311312 gene encoding uncharacterized protein LOC124311312 isoform X1, which translates to MTKALKCGYLLRYKRRLFSRYWREEFIVLYEDSSMAWFKDKSRSDPEGALMLKEAPELMAMGEYTLRIPHTRPSSLPQGCTVRQVMAFGTPNRQKVYWFVAKSEDEINDWMTAISNTLPIPPGLSVYGEPADETTSNIYESIDLQPAAAVTTAMAIEKQQLQQEHVHIVGSHQPCCLCAASGHGCGATAVASSTGAVVPAAAAAAGMKKKDNSVNSSLGEIATGMMLATGFAHWGWGYGLGWNKPDKSIIGGYSENTAYDDGYYGRDSMDARQMGNGCSQQHHYYPDYDDCQDNDFDMDFGGDFGF; encoded by the exons ATGACCAAAGCCTTGAAGTGCGGCTACCTCCTGAGATACAAAC GTCGGCTATTCAGTCGCTATTGGCGGGAGGAGTTTATTGTCCTCTACGAAGATTCTTCGATGGCCTGGTTTAAGGACAAGTCACGATCGGATCCCGAG GGGGCCTTGATGTTGAAGGAAGCTCCCGAACTAATGGCCATGGGCGAGTACACTCTCCGCATCCCTCACACTCGACCGAGCAGTCTACCACAAGGCTGTACGGTGCGGCAGGTTATGGCGTTCGGAACGCCCAACCGGCAAAAAGTATATTGGTTCGTAGCCAAATCGGAGGACGAGATCAA CGACTGGATGACTGCCATCAGCAACACA TTGCCAATCCCGCCCGGGTTGTCGGTTTACGGAGAACCAGCAGACGAAACGACGTCCAACATCTACGAGAGTATCGATCTGCAGC cagcagcagcagttacaACCGCTATGGCCATAGAGAAACAGCAGTTGCAGCAGGAGCACGTCCACATCGTCGGCAGTCATCAGCCGTGCTGTCTGTGCGCTGCTTCCGGTCACGGATGCGGAGCAACTGCTGTGGCGTCGTCGACGGGTGCCGTCGttcccgccgccgccgccgccgctggaatgaaaaagaaggacAACAGCGTCAACTCGTCGCTCGGCGAAATAGCCACCGGAATGATGTTGGCCACTGGGTTCGCCCACTGGGGTTGGGGTTACGGGCTCGGATGGAACAAGCCCGACAAGTCCATCATCG GTGGCTACTCGGAAAACACGGCTTACGATGATGGATACTATGGGCGAGACTCGATGGATGCGCGCCAGATGGGAAATGGGTGTTCCCAACAACATCACTACTATCCAGACTATGATGACTGTCAGGATAACGATTTTGACATGGACTTTGGTGGGGATTTCGGCTTCTGA